The genomic window GTGGGCATCGGCCGCCCCTACGCCTACGGCCTGGCCCTCGGCGGCACCGACGGCATCGTCCACGTCCTGCGCACCCTGCTCGCCGAGGCCGACCTGATCATGGCAGTCGACGGCTACCCGACGCTGGCCGACCTCCGCCGCGAGGGCCTGGTGCGCCTCCCTGGCGGGGTGTGAGGAACTCGCAGGTCATCGGCGTCTTGGTGGCGACCCATGTTGTTTTCCGTCCTCGCACACAGGTAGCCTGCGAACACTTAAATGATCTTATGCATAACTGGGTGTTACGGGGAGCAAGTGACCGGGGCGGGCTTGGGCGAGCGGTTGGCAGCACTGACGCCGGATCTGCTCCCCACGAGCTGGCCCGGCTTCCGGCAGCTGACCGGGCGCCAGCTTGCTGACGCCCTGCCCACGGCCAGGGTTCGACTCAATCCGGGGGCCCGAGTGAGCGTCACCATCCCGCTGGCGGACGTCGCCGGTTCAGCGGGTGATTCCGCGCTGTGAGGCTGAACGGGACTCCCCTGCCACCGATCGGAGCCGGCCGCCACCCAGCGGCCCGGGCCCTGTTGGGGTGGCTGGACGACCAGCGGGCACCGAGGCTCTGCCTGGTGGCCGGGGCCTCGGGCAGCGGCCGGAGCCACCTCCTGACCTGGCTGGCCGCAGCCCGACCGTGCTCCGCCCCGGCAGCCGCCGGTCAGGTGCACACGGTGCTGGACACGGCCGGCCTGAGCCTGCGAGGCGCCACCTGGCGCCTCGGCCGCCTGCTGATGCACGCCGCCCGGACACCTGCAGCACTGGCGGCCGAACTGGCACAGGCGGCGGAGCCGCTGGTGATCGCCGTCACCGACCTGCACCGGGCCGAGACACCGAGGGCGATCGCCCATGACCTGCTCGTCCCGCTTCTGTCTCTGCCCCGGACCCGGTTGCTGGTGGAGGCACCGAGCGGCCAGGACCACGACGTCACGGCCGCCCTGACCGCAACGGCTCCCGGCCCTGCACTGCTGAACCTGGACGAGGCACGCTGGACCGACCGGGATCGCTTCACAGCCTGGTGCGCCGAGCCTTCGGCCGCATGCGCCTACCCCAATCCGGGGCTGGCCCTGCTGGCCGCCGGTGTCCCGGGCTCCGGGCACGGCGACGCTTCCGGCGGCGACATCTGCCAGGCATGGTGGGACGCGCTGCCCACCGACCTGCGTCCCGTCGTCGCCGCACTCGCCGCCTGCCCACGGCCGCTGACCAAGCGCCAGTGGGCCGCGCTGCCCGGCGCAACCGACCAGGCCCGCGTGGACCGCGCGGCAACGCTGCTGCCGGCCGAACCCGGTGGGACCACCTGGAGCCTGCGCCCCGCCGGCCTCGCCGAGATCGCCGCGCAGGCCCACCCGGCTCCGCCTGCGGCCGAGAGCATGGCCGCGCTGCTCCGGAAGCTGCCCCGGAGCCCGGGCGGCGGGATCGACTCCGGGACGGCTGACCCCGAACTCCTGGACCTGTTCGCCCGGCACGCCGTCAAGGCCGACAGCGGGGCCCAACTCCTCGCCGATGCACCGCTACTGGTTCGCGCCGATCCGGCAACGGCGGCCCTCGCGCTCGACTGCGTCCCCGACGAGGTGTGCGAGAGCGCGCTGGGACAAGCCTGGGACCGAGCAGGTCCGGCTCTGACCGCGGTCGGCGATCCTGCTGAGCGCGCTGCCGCACTCCGGCTCCACCTCACCGACCGGGACACCGCGGTGGGCCAGTTGCTGTCACCACTCATCAGCAAGCCGCCGCAGGTCCTCTGGAGACACTGGTCCCCTACCCCGGCCATGACTCTGGGCCAGGGGCCGTACGCCCAAAGCCTGCTGGTCCTCGGCCCCGACAGCCGGATCCATCAGCTCCAGTTGGCGGACGGCCTGCCCGTCGGGCAGCCGCGGCCGTTCCCCGGCGCCCTTCCGGTGGTCCTCAGCTGCACCACCGACGGCGACCTGCTGGCGCTGAGGCATGGTGAGGCACTGCGCATCGTGGCCCCGAGCGAGGACGTGTCCGCGCAGGTGTCGTTTCCGGCCCAGGTCGCCGGCATCATCTCCGGGATGTTCGGCGACACGCTGACGGCCCTCGCGCCGCTGTACGACGAACTCAAGAGCCCGGGATTGGGAGTGGGCGACAGCACCGGCCACGTGCACTGGTTCCGTACCTTCGACCGCGGCCTTCGTTCGCCCGAGGCCCTGCACCAGGGGCGGGTCACCGCGCTGGCGGCGACCTGGTTGTCGACGGAGCGCGAGCTGCTGCTCCTCAGCGGGGGGCTCGACGGGCGGGTGCGGGCGTGGGTCCCCGGGCGGGAACCGCTGCCCCGGCCGGTGGAGGCCCGTGCCTGTCCGGTCACGGCCGTGGCCGCCGCCGAGACTCCGCAGGGGCTGCTCTTCGTCACGGCCTGGACCGACGGCCTCGTGCGGGTCGGTCACCTCGCCGGTGCGGGCACCGCCCGGGACCTCCAGCTCGGCTCCCCCGGGCGCTCGGCCGCCGTCCTCCGGGACGGCCGCGTCCTGCTGGCGACGGACGAGGGCCTGCTCTGTCTGCGCCCGTGAGACCCGTGGGGCCGGGTGGTCACTCCTCGATCGCGCCGCCCACCGCGCGCAGGTGGTCGCGGAAGGTGAGGTCGGGTCGGGTCCGGCGGGCGGCGAGGTAGCGGTCGAAGTGGACCTGGGTGCGCAGGGTGTCGCCGGTGCGGATCCGCTCGGCCTGGCGGCGTTCGGTGTCGCGGATCTGCTCGGCGAGTGCGAAGAGTTCCGCGGCGCGGGCGGCGGGGAGGAAGAGCACGCCGTCCTCGTCGCCCAGGGCCAGGTCCTCCTGGGTCACCGTCCACTCGCCCACCCGGGCGGAGTCGAGCACCTCGGCGGGGCGCGGGTCCAGGCGCTGCGGGCCGGTGGGCAGGGCGCCCAGGCTGAAGACCGGCAGCCCGATGGCCAGGATGTCGGCCGTGTCGCGGTGCAGGCCCCAGACGACCAGGCCCGAGAGCCCGGCCGCGCGGGCCTCCAGGACCACGAGGTCGCCGATGCAGGCCTCTTCGAGCCGGGCGGCGTTGTCGACCACCAGCACGTCGCCGGGCGCGGACCGTTCGAAGGCTTCCAGGAAGATGTCCACGCTGCCGACGTGCCGGGCCGGGCGGACCCGCCCGGCCACCCGGCCGCCCGGCACCACGGGCCGCAGCTGCGCAGGCGCGCAGCGCACCGGGACCCGCGCGCGGAGGCAGGCGTCCGCCAGGTGGGCGGTGGTCAGGGTTTCGAAGCGCTTCTGAAGCTCCTGGTGATCCATCCGGCCCGCCTCTCAGTTTGATTGCCGCACTGACGCAGTATCAGGGGCCGGACGCCTCCGGCGCAACGCAGGACAGGCACTCGCGCTAGGCGGCGGCCAGCGAGATCTCGGTCGACTTGATCAGGGCCACCACCGGGGTGCCGGTGCGCAGGCCGAGGTCGTCGACGGCGTCCTTGGTGATCGCCGCGGTCAGCTCGCCGCCCTCGATGGCGACCTTGACGGTGGCCATGGCGCCACCGGCGGCCACCTCGGTGACGGTGCCCGGCAGCTGGTTGCGGATGCTCAGGCCCGCGACCGGGGCGTCGGCGGCGGCGAGGGCGATCTCGGTGGACTTGGCCAGTGCCTCGACCCGGGACCCCTCGGCGAGGCCCAGCTCCCGCACGGCCTCCAGGGTGATCGCCGCGGTGATGTCCTGGCCGCCCACCAGGCGGGCGCGCACGGTCGCCATCACGGCGCCGCCGGTGATCGCGGTGACGGTGCCGGGGATCCGGTTGCGGATGCTCAGGCTCATGCGCTGCTCCTCGCTCGAACGGTCAGGCAGGGGACGAAGGGGGCGGATCGGACTCCTCCGCCACCGCTCACCCTGCCACGCCCGCCGCACCCGCGCGGGGTGCCGCTCTGAGCCGGCGCACATCGGCTGCGGGCCGCATCGAGCGCC from Kitasatospora sp. NBC_01250 includes these protein-coding regions:
- a CDS encoding RraA family protein, translating into MDHQELQKRFETLTTAHLADACLRARVPVRCAPAQLRPVVPGGRVAGRVRPARHVGSVDIFLEAFERSAPGDVLVVDNAARLEEACIGDLVVLEARAAGLSGLVVWGLHRDTADILAIGLPVFSLGALPTGPQRLDPRPAEVLDSARVGEWTVTQEDLALGDEDGVLFLPAARAAELFALAEQIRDTERRQAERIRTGDTLRTQVHFDRYLAARRTRPDLTFRDHLRAVGGAIEE
- a CDS encoding TOBE domain-containing protein yields the protein MSLSIRNRIPGTVTAITGGAVMATVRARLVGGQDITAAITLEAVRELGLAEGSRVEALAKSTEIALAAADAPVAGLSIRNQLPGTVTEVAAGGAMATVKVAIEGGELTAAITKDAVDDLGLRTGTPVVALIKSTEISLAAA